One genomic segment of Rhizobium sp. 11515TR includes these proteins:
- a CDS encoding ABC transporter substrate-binding protein, with protein sequence MAGNFKYARWFGAAAMAAAAFSATNAAAEDLTLWTLNFDNGAANGALKKVAKDFEAANPGTHIEIVQRGVDEHKTALRVAAGSSKGPDIYFSWAGLGLGGEYVKAGLSLPLDKYYTQYKWNDELLPSAAAFADLYPGGKHGVPFTFKGEAIYYNKKLFQKAGITGEPKTYEELLAAADKLKAAGIPAFTFGGSVNWHVMRLMDVLLETKCGADKHDALMAMKADWTKEPCATDAFTEFAKWTKDYTLKPFMGISNQQSYTLFVAGRAAMMLEGDWLVSQLSGSKVNLDDYGVVPFPTNTNRLYGFAEYNYISTKSKSPDLAAKFLDYFLSTKVQQDLVGQISSISVNKNVRYADQKPLEAKWLEIFKTYSKVYMNGDQAFPLDVTTEYFRVINDVASGNIQPADAAKQLQTFIAGRT encoded by the coding sequence ATGGCTGGCAACTTCAAATATGCGCGTTGGTTCGGCGCTGCTGCTATGGCAGCGGCGGCGTTTTCGGCAACCAATGCTGCCGCGGAAGACCTGACGCTGTGGACGCTGAACTTCGACAATGGCGCGGCAAACGGCGCGCTGAAGAAGGTGGCGAAAGACTTCGAGGCCGCCAATCCCGGCACCCATATCGAAATCGTCCAGCGCGGCGTCGATGAGCACAAGACCGCCCTTCGCGTGGCCGCGGGCTCCAGCAAAGGCCCGGATATCTATTTCAGCTGGGCCGGACTTGGCCTCGGCGGCGAATATGTGAAGGCCGGCCTCTCGCTGCCGCTCGACAAATATTACACTCAGTACAAGTGGAACGACGAACTGCTTCCGTCTGCCGCCGCCTTTGCCGATCTCTACCCGGGCGGCAAGCACGGTGTTCCCTTCACCTTCAAGGGTGAAGCGATCTACTACAACAAGAAGCTTTTCCAGAAGGCAGGCATCACCGGCGAGCCGAAAACCTATGAAGAGCTGCTGGCCGCAGCCGACAAGCTCAAGGCCGCCGGCATTCCGGCCTTCACCTTCGGCGGCTCGGTCAACTGGCACGTCATGCGCTTGATGGACGTGCTGCTGGAAACCAAATGCGGCGCCGACAAGCATGACGCCTTGATGGCCATGAAGGCCGACTGGACCAAGGAGCCCTGCGCAACCGACGCCTTCACCGAATTCGCCAAGTGGACGAAGGATTACACGCTGAAGCCTTTCATGGGCATCAGCAACCAGCAATCTTACACGCTGTTCGTCGCCGGCCGTGCTGCGATGATGCTCGAAGGCGACTGGCTGGTCAGCCAGCTGAGCGGCAGCAAAGTCAATCTCGACGATTACGGCGTGGTGCCGTTCCCGACGAACACCAATCGCCTCTATGGCTTTGCCGAGTACAATTACATCAGCACCAAGAGCAAGAGCCCGGATCTTGCGGCAAAATTCCTCGACTACTTCCTGTCGACAAAGGTGCAGCAGGATCTCGTCGGCCAGATCAGCTCGATCTCGGTCAACAAGAATGTCCGGTACGCGGACCAGAAGCCGCTCGAGGCGAAGTGGCTTGAGATCTTCAAGACCTACAGCAAGGTCTACATGAATGGCGACCAGGCCTTCCCGCTCGACGTCACCACCGAATATTTCCGGGTAATCAACGACGTCGCCTCCGGCAACATCCAGCCGGCGGATGCCGCCAAGCAGCTGCAGACCTTCATCGCCGGTCGCACCTGA
- a CDS encoding ABC transporter permease, translating into MTADTSSAFATNRSNGSVLLTLMKLRTFIALFAVVIFFAIFAPNFTSTANIILMSKHVALNAFLAMGMTFVIVTGGIDLSVGSIVGLCGMVAGALILNGVELPIGYTVYFNIYEIILITLAVGLLIGLINGLLITKLNVAPFIATLGTLYIARGLALLSSDGQTFPNLVGRPEYDTTGFDIFGAGRMLGLPVSIWILIVLALLAAYVARSTPIGRHIFAVGGNERAARMSGIRVDVVKIFVYMFSGLCAAIVGIVISSELMAAHPATGESFELNAIAAAVLGGTSMSGGRGTIGGTIIGAFVIGILSDGLVMMGVSSFWQMVIKGCVIIIAVVVDQAQRRLQQRVTLMQMAKAG; encoded by the coding sequence GACCAATCGTTCGAACGGCTCCGTTCTCCTGACGCTGATGAAGCTCAGGACCTTCATCGCGCTGTTTGCCGTCGTCATCTTCTTTGCGATCTTTGCACCGAACTTCACCTCGACCGCCAACATCATCCTGATGTCGAAGCATGTCGCGCTCAACGCCTTTCTCGCCATGGGTATGACCTTCGTGATCGTCACCGGCGGGATCGATCTATCGGTCGGTTCGATCGTCGGCCTTTGCGGCATGGTGGCCGGCGCCCTCATCCTGAATGGGGTCGAACTGCCGATCGGCTATACCGTCTACTTCAACATCTACGAGATCATTCTCATCACGCTCGCCGTGGGGCTGCTCATCGGGCTCATCAACGGCTTGCTCATAACCAAGCTCAACGTCGCGCCCTTCATTGCCACGCTCGGGACGCTCTATATCGCTCGCGGCCTGGCGCTTCTGTCCTCCGACGGTCAGACCTTCCCGAACCTGGTGGGTCGGCCGGAATACGATACCACGGGCTTCGATATCTTTGGTGCGGGTCGTATGCTCGGCCTGCCCGTTTCCATCTGGATCCTGATTGTGCTGGCGCTGCTTGCTGCCTATGTCGCCCGCTCGACGCCGATCGGCCGGCACATTTTCGCCGTCGGCGGAAACGAGCGCGCCGCGCGCATGTCCGGCATCCGCGTCGATGTGGTCAAGATCTTCGTCTATATGTTCTCGGGCCTCTGCGCCGCCATCGTCGGCATCGTCATTTCGTCGGAACTGATGGCGGCGCATCCGGCGACCGGCGAAAGCTTCGAGCTGAACGCGATCGCGGCGGCAGTGCTCGGTGGCACTTCCATGTCTGGCGGCCGCGGCACCATAGGCGGCACGATCATCGGTGCCTTCGTCATCGGCATCCTTTCGGATGGCCTCGTGATGATGGGCGTCTCATCCTTCTGGCAGATGGTGATCAAGGGATGTGTCATCATCATCGCTGTCGTCGTGGATCAGGCGCAGCGGCGTCTCCAGCAGCGCGTAACTCTCATGCAAATGGCAAAGGCAGGCTGA
- a CDS encoding Gfo/Idh/MocA family protein, protein MAELKGALIGCGFFAINQMHAWHDVEGASIVAICDRDPERLKLVGDQFGIERRYTDAAAMFADGGFDFVDIATTMASHRALVEMAASHKIPAICQKPFAKTLSDAKAMVEACARAGVPLMVHENFRWQTPIQAVKTVLQSGAIGEPFWGRFSFRSGYDVFSGQPYLAEGERFIIEDLGIHTLDIARFILGDVSSLTARTRRVNPKIKGEDVATILLDHESGATSIVDVSYASKLATEPFPETLIELDGTKGSIRLSQGYRLEISGPDGVTISDASPQLLSWASRPWHNIQESVLAIQQHWTDRLASGGETSTSGADNLKTLALVEAAYESAANGKRVDIGALLR, encoded by the coding sequence ATGGCAGAACTCAAGGGCGCATTGATCGGTTGCGGCTTCTTCGCGATCAATCAGATGCATGCGTGGCACGACGTCGAAGGCGCCAGCATCGTCGCGATCTGCGACCGCGACCCGGAGCGGCTGAAGCTCGTCGGCGACCAGTTCGGCATCGAGCGTCGCTACACGGACGCGGCCGCCATGTTCGCCGATGGTGGCTTCGATTTCGTCGACATCGCAACGACGATGGCGAGCCATCGGGCCTTGGTGGAGATGGCGGCCTCTCACAAAATCCCGGCGATCTGTCAGAAGCCTTTCGCAAAGACCTTGAGCGACGCCAAGGCGATGGTCGAGGCCTGTGCGCGAGCCGGCGTACCGCTAATGGTGCATGAGAACTTCCGGTGGCAAACGCCTATTCAGGCCGTCAAGACGGTCCTGCAATCGGGCGCGATCGGCGAGCCCTTCTGGGGGCGTTTCTCCTTCCGCTCCGGCTACGACGTGTTTTCGGGTCAACCTTATCTCGCTGAAGGCGAGCGTTTCATCATTGAGGATCTCGGTATTCACACGCTCGACATCGCCCGCTTCATCCTCGGCGACGTTTCTTCACTGACGGCCCGCACCAGGCGGGTCAATCCGAAGATCAAGGGCGAGGATGTCGCCACCATCCTGCTCGACCATGAAAGCGGGGCGACCTCGATCGTCGATGTCAGCTACGCCTCCAAGCTTGCGACGGAACCGTTCCCCGAGACCCTGATCGAACTCGACGGCACGAAGGGTAGCATTCGGCTGTCGCAGGGGTATCGTCTCGAGATCAGCGGCCCCGATGGCGTGACCATATCCGATGCGTCACCCCAGCTTCTGTCCTGGGCCTCACGCCCCTGGCACAATATTCAGGAGAGCGTCCTGGCGATCCAGCAGCATTGGACCGACCGCCTTGCCAGTGGTGGCGAAACCTCCACGTCAGGCGCGGACAATCTCAAGACGCTGGCGCTTGTCGAGGCCGCCTACGAGAGTGCGGCCAACGGGAAGCGCGTCGACATCGGAGCGCTGCTGCGATGA
- the apnL gene encoding D-apionate lactonase: MTTEIDPFQLYGTRELEAPPVRLTAGRLTADFKDGNLRSICYDGAEVLRAVSYLVRDRDWGTYASVIEDLQIDQGDNAFFVSYLARCSGPENTELAIDVQIRAEGGEGLTFEAEALSATGFETNRCGFCILHPIVGVAGMPVSVEHVDGSRENTHFPDLIEPWQPFKDMRAVTHGVTSNVTAECRMEGDTFEMEDQRNWSDASYKTYVRPLALPWPYRIPAGEPMRQRIVLSIGDMRRATAAPAMVADRRPIELSLGETSGIMPAIGLVITPQEAEATLAARDRLAEIAPQELLFHFDPDAGHGIDVLKSFMAIAALHTGQSTLEIALPCRKAPLAETQQIATLMHDAGFKPDAIMISPSVDRQSTPPGSKWPECPPLEEVYAAAHAAFPDVRIGGGMLSYFTELNRKRVPAGTLDFITHCTNPIVHAADDLSVMQTLEALPFITRSVRAIYGDKPYRIGPSTIPMRQNPYGSRTMDNPHGGRIAMANTDPRHNARFGEAFALGYAVRVLDAGLECLTLSALTGPFGLIAGEKEPSTPGTTRPLFNVISTLSRLAGGQWQECLSSDQTSVLAFITVKAGAARQLHLVNITPASQQIQLGRFRLLEQPGNTRLTLDAYSTASATLMD; this comes from the coding sequence ATGACGACCGAGATCGATCCGTTCCAGCTTTACGGCACGCGCGAGCTCGAAGCGCCGCCGGTGCGGCTGACGGCGGGCAGACTGACCGCCGACTTCAAAGACGGCAATCTGCGGTCGATTTGCTATGACGGCGCCGAGGTCCTACGGGCCGTTTCCTACCTGGTTCGCGATCGCGATTGGGGCACCTATGCATCCGTCATCGAGGACTTGCAGATCGATCAAGGCGACAATGCCTTCTTCGTCAGCTATCTCGCACGCTGTTCAGGTCCTGAAAATACCGAGCTTGCAATCGATGTACAGATCCGTGCCGAAGGGGGCGAAGGGCTGACTTTCGAGGCCGAAGCGCTTTCGGCCACCGGCTTCGAAACCAACCGCTGCGGCTTCTGCATCCTGCATCCGATCGTCGGCGTTGCCGGCATGCCGGTATCGGTCGAGCATGTCGATGGCAGCCGCGAAAACACGCATTTTCCAGATCTAATCGAACCTTGGCAACCCTTCAAGGACATGCGGGCGGTTACGCATGGCGTAACGTCGAACGTCACGGCCGAGTGCCGCATGGAGGGCGACACATTCGAAATGGAAGACCAGCGCAACTGGTCGGATGCCTCCTACAAGACCTATGTTCGCCCGCTTGCCCTGCCCTGGCCCTATCGCATTCCGGCCGGCGAGCCGATGCGGCAACGTATCGTTCTTTCAATAGGTGACATGCGGCGTGCGACCGCCGCGCCGGCAATGGTCGCCGATCGGCGCCCGATCGAGTTGAGCTTGGGAGAAACATCCGGCATCATGCCTGCGATAGGGCTCGTCATCACCCCCCAAGAAGCCGAAGCAACGCTCGCTGCTCGTGATCGGCTTGCCGAAATCGCGCCGCAGGAATTGCTCTTCCATTTCGACCCTGACGCCGGCCATGGCATTGATGTTCTCAAATCCTTTATGGCCATCGCAGCGCTTCACACCGGACAATCGACTCTCGAAATCGCATTGCCCTGTCGGAAGGCTCCGCTTGCCGAAACACAGCAGATCGCAACCCTGATGCACGACGCCGGCTTCAAACCCGATGCAATCATGATCTCGCCTTCAGTCGACCGGCAATCGACGCCGCCGGGCAGCAAATGGCCCGAATGCCCGCCTCTCGAGGAGGTCTACGCCGCCGCGCATGCCGCCTTTCCCGATGTGCGCATTGGCGGCGGCATGCTGAGCTATTTTACCGAACTCAATCGCAAACGAGTGCCCGCCGGCACTCTCGATTTCATTACACATTGCACCAATCCCATCGTGCATGCAGCCGACGATCTCAGCGTCATGCAGACACTGGAAGCACTGCCATTCATCACGCGTTCCGTACGCGCCATCTATGGCGACAAGCCTTACCGCATCGGTCCCTCGACCATACCGATGCGACAGAACCCCTATGGCAGCCGGACGATGGACAATCCCCACGGCGGTCGTATCGCAATGGCCAACACCGATCCGCGGCACAATGCCCGTTTTGGCGAAGCCTTTGCGCTCGGCTATGCCGTCCGCGTCCTCGATGCCGGACTGGAATGCCTGACGCTTTCGGCACTGACCGGGCCTTTCGGCCTGATCGCCGGCGAAAAGGAGCCATCGACGCCGGGAACCACGCGACCGCTTTTTAACGTCATCTCCACACTGTCTCGCCTCGCCGGCGGCCAGTGGCAGGAGTGCCTGTCGTCCGATCAGACCTCCGTGCTCGCCTTCATCACGGTGAAGGCTGGAGCGGCTCGACAACTCCATCTGGTCAACATCACACCCGCCTCGCAACAGATCCAGCTGGGAAGGTTCCGCCTGCTGGAGCAGCCTGGAAATACGAGGCTCACGCTTGATGCCTATAGCACCGCTTCCGCGACTTTGATGGATTGA
- a CDS encoding dihydroxyacetone kinase subunit DhaK, which translates to MKTKKLINEGAAAVDEMLAGILAAHPRHLRAIEGSPRSIVANHGPRAGKVGLVIGGGSGHEPTFLGFVGKGLADAAAIGNVFASPPPDPIIECAKAASGGAGVLFMYGNYAGDVMNFDMAAEMLAMDDIEVRTVLTTDDIASAPVDQKDRRRGVAGNVFIFKAAGAACDLMYGFDDVERVARWANERTYTMGVALSPCSLPQTRKPNFEIGADEMEIGMGIHGEPGVARGPMRSADEVSSELVGKILDEMKPAPGDRVAVLVNSLGSTPLMELYIMMRKVKAMLDDAGVVVHLSLVGNYCTSLEMAGASITLMHLDDELQRLIDHPCDCAMFRSGEVL; encoded by the coding sequence GTGAAGACGAAGAAATTGATCAACGAGGGTGCCGCCGCCGTCGATGAGATGCTGGCCGGTATTTTGGCGGCTCATCCGCGCCATCTCCGCGCCATTGAAGGATCGCCCCGCTCGATCGTGGCAAATCATGGGCCGCGAGCCGGCAAGGTCGGTCTGGTGATCGGAGGCGGGTCCGGGCATGAGCCAACATTTCTCGGCTTCGTCGGCAAGGGGCTGGCCGATGCCGCCGCCATCGGCAATGTCTTTGCCTCGCCGCCGCCCGATCCGATCATCGAATGCGCTAAGGCCGCCAGCGGCGGCGCCGGCGTGCTGTTCATGTACGGCAACTATGCCGGCGACGTCATGAATTTCGACATGGCGGCGGAGATGCTGGCCATGGACGATATCGAAGTGCGTACCGTGCTGACGACGGACGATATCGCTTCCGCGCCGGTCGATCAGAAGGATCGCCGCCGCGGTGTTGCCGGCAACGTTTTCATCTTCAAGGCCGCTGGTGCCGCCTGCGATCTGATGTACGGTTTCGACGATGTGGAACGGGTGGCACGTTGGGCGAATGAACGCACCTATACGATGGGTGTGGCGCTTTCGCCCTGCTCTCTGCCACAGACCCGCAAGCCGAATTTCGAGATCGGCGCGGACGAGATGGAAATTGGCATGGGCATCCATGGCGAGCCCGGCGTCGCACGCGGGCCGATGCGGTCTGCGGACGAGGTGTCGAGCGAACTCGTCGGCAAGATTCTCGATGAGATGAAGCCAGCGCCGGGTGACCGGGTTGCCGTGCTCGTCAACTCCTTGGGCTCCACACCGCTGATGGAACTCTACATCATGATGCGCAAGGTCAAGGCCATGCTCGACGATGCAGGCGTCGTCGTTCACTTGTCGCTGGTGGGCAATTACTGCACGTCGCTTGAAATGGCTGGAGCCTCCATCACACTCATGCATCTCGATGACGAATTGCAGCGACTGATCGATCACCCCTGTGATTGCGCCATGTTCCGCTCCGGCGAGGTTTTGTAA
- the dhaL gene encoding dihydroxyacetone kinase subunit DhaL, with amino-acid sequence MATITTEDMKSLFVRIAEAMARERDRLCELDGVIGDADHGIAMELGFTAAAKAVSELDSSTSEPTLVFNTAAKSFLNAVGASSGPLYATALMRAGAVAKGKASLGDDDMVEIFAAFAKGIQDRGKAEVGEKTMVDAWAPAAAACRAARDRGLSFADCFAAALKAGEAGAEATKDMIAAKGRSSRLGDRALGHMDPGAASAVVIMACFHDHFV; translated from the coding sequence ATGGCAACGATTACAACGGAGGATATGAAATCGCTTTTCGTGCGGATCGCCGAAGCGATGGCCCGCGAGAGGGATCGTCTCTGCGAACTGGACGGCGTGATCGGCGACGCTGACCACGGCATCGCCATGGAGCTTGGCTTTACTGCCGCAGCCAAAGCAGTTTCGGAGCTGGATTCATCGACATCCGAACCGACGTTAGTCTTCAACACGGCGGCGAAGTCCTTCCTAAACGCCGTGGGCGCCTCGTCCGGACCACTCTATGCGACGGCACTCATGCGCGCAGGCGCGGTCGCCAAGGGAAAGGCGTCGTTGGGCGACGACGATATGGTCGAGATATTCGCAGCCTTTGCCAAAGGTATTCAGGATCGGGGCAAGGCAGAGGTCGGTGAAAAGACCATGGTCGATGCCTGGGCACCCGCCGCCGCGGCCTGCCGCGCGGCCAGAGATCGAGGACTTTCATTTGCCGATTGTTTCGCTGCCGCCCTTAAAGCCGGTGAAGCGGGTGCAGAAGCCACCAAAGATATGATCGCCGCGAAAGGCCGGTCGTCGCGCCTCGGCGATCGAGCCTTGGGACACATGGACCCCGGCGCGGCGTCGGCCGTTGTCATCATGGCCTGCTTTCACGATCACTTCGTGTGA